The following are encoded together in the uncultured Sphaerochaeta sp. genome:
- a CDS encoding plasmid pRiA4b ORF-3 family protein, whose product MQIGCTKKLLDYLRIQAYPADTAIDPLFSWSANMIMVNHRRTIVVCNDVSRYAFILYGIRRGDMKNIETLILEGVRACLETMCFTPAIIDQYLQDSGEHITFSKTANRSVVAGLNNVCAHTHFFFNSYSTEVLLQRQMIRLLNMDFLTVKTTEGSDYVLISEKFSLDIEQKYGLPLFWCKAAAFDVDLELDSTCRRRVIVPLNCTFREFHDILQTLFGWWNRHLHDFWIERHPNGRLKYTLTGFPREFEEEGETTKDDSLVFLHEIFPQYREIIYNYDFGDFWIAHIRLHEIIDEYDKNHPVCLDWEGEAPPEDVGGRYGYTRLLEILQNPEDPEYKGMMEWYRGSNHQLLDLEHVNRRLRHW is encoded by the coding sequence ATGCAAATTGGATGTACAAAGAAGCTCTTGGATTACCTACGGATACAGGCATATCCAGCCGATACAGCAATTGATCCACTCTTCTCGTGGAGTGCCAATATGATCATGGTAAACCATAGGAGAACGATCGTGGTCTGCAACGATGTCTCTCGCTATGCGTTCATTCTCTATGGCATCAGACGAGGCGATATGAAGAATATCGAAACTTTGATCCTTGAGGGGGTGAGAGCCTGCCTGGAAACGATGTGTTTCACTCCGGCTATCATCGATCAGTACCTACAGGATTCTGGAGAACATATCACGTTCAGTAAGACTGCAAATCGTTCAGTGGTTGCAGGGCTGAATAATGTATGTGCTCATACCCATTTCTTTTTTAATAGTTACTCTACCGAGGTATTGCTGCAAAGACAGATGATTCGGCTTCTCAATATGGACTTTCTAACTGTTAAGACTACAGAAGGAAGCGACTATGTACTGATCTCCGAAAAATTCTCCCTTGATATAGAACAAAAATATGGGTTACCACTCTTTTGGTGTAAGGCTGCTGCCTTTGACGTAGACCTGGAGCTGGACAGTACTTGTCGCCGTCGTGTCATCGTGCCCCTCAATTGTACCTTTCGAGAGTTCCACGATATATTGCAGACGCTGTTTGGTTGGTGGAATCGCCACCTGCATGATTTTTGGATAGAACGACATCCCAATGGAAGACTAAAATATACATTGACCGGTTTCCCCAGGGAGTTTGAAGAGGAAGGGGAGACTACAAAGGATGACAGCTTGGTATTCCTTCATGAGATATTTCCGCAGTACAGGGAAATTATCTACAACTATGACTTTGGGGATTTTTGGATAGCCCATATCCGTCTCCATGAAATTATTGATGAATACGATAAGAATCATCCAGTGTGTCTGGACTGGGAGGGAGAAGCTCCACCAGAGGATGTAGGGGGGCGGTATGGATATACAAGGTTGTTGGAAATCCTCCAAAATCCAGAAGATCCTGAATATAAAGGCATGATGGAATGGTATAGAGGAAGTAATCATCAATTGCTCGACTTGGAGCATGTGAATAGACGTTTGCGACACTGGTAA
- a CDS encoding carbohydrate ABC transporter permease: MKTKTKRGNLTIYVFLTLMGIIMVYPLIWLFFSSFKSNKEIFSGLGMLPKVWNFSGYVDGWAGTGQFSFGHFMLNTFKMVLPTVLVTMVSSTFVAYGFARFEFKLKPLLFALMLSTMMLPNAVLIIPRYLLFRDFGWLDSYKPFIIPQLFAFTAFFNYMMIQFIRGIPRELDESAKIDGLGSLRTLVLVILPLCKSALFSVFIFQFMWTWNDFFNPLIYINSVANYPVALALRMSIDAQAAIEWNKILAMSFVSIIPIVALFFSAQKYFVEGISTTGLKG, encoded by the coding sequence ATGAAAACAAAAACGAAACGAGGTAATCTCACTATCTATGTGTTCCTTACCTTGATGGGCATCATCATGGTATATCCCCTGATTTGGCTATTCTTTAGTTCATTCAAATCCAATAAGGAAATCTTTAGCGGATTGGGTATGCTCCCGAAAGTGTGGAATTTCTCTGGTTACGTTGATGGTTGGGCAGGTACCGGTCAGTTTTCCTTTGGGCATTTCATGCTCAATACGTTCAAGATGGTACTCCCAACGGTGCTCGTAACTATGGTCTCTTCTACCTTTGTAGCCTATGGGTTTGCACGTTTTGAGTTCAAACTGAAACCGCTTCTCTTCGCTTTGATGCTTTCCACCATGATGCTTCCTAATGCTGTTCTAATCATCCCCCGGTACTTGTTGTTCAGGGATTTTGGATGGCTCGATTCCTACAAGCCATTCATCATTCCTCAGTTGTTTGCCTTCACTGCTTTCTTCAATTATATGATGATTCAGTTTATTCGTGGAATCCCGAGGGAGCTTGATGAATCGGCAAAGATAGATGGGCTTGGGTCGCTTCGTACATTGGTACTGGTCATTCTCCCACTCTGTAAATCAGCTTTGTTTTCAGTGTTCATCTTTCAGTTCATGTGGACCTGGAATGACTTCTTCAATCCATTGATCTATATCAATAGTGTCGCCAACTATCCGGTGGCCTTGGCGCTTCGTATGTCCATTGATGCCCAGGCAGCAATCGAATGGAATAAGATCCTGGCCATGTCGTTTGTTTCCATCATTCCCATTGTGGCATTATTCTTCTCTGCTCAGAAGTACTTTGTGGAGGGTATATCCACAACCGGCCTAAAGGGGTAA
- a CDS encoding riboflavin kinase, whose product MNVAFGHFDGVHRGHQAILAHKPEKIYIQPVTGQAVLTTDEERDALIKEYAGQACTIIHVDKRLETKGFDSVIVGSHHPALSSLKEHNEKLDLIKPVLYKDEPITADRIADSLLRGEIEEAEEMLGHPYTMSGEVVYGRQLGRTVGMPTVNLKIASNKLIPAHGVYGTITIVDGVRYLGVTSIGPRPTVDDYPTITIETFLLHFNRDLYGQVITMEIKNFIRPITKFESLQAVREQVDKDVLYVVEKGIE is encoded by the coding sequence ATGAATGTAGCATTTGGGCATTTTGATGGAGTCCATCGTGGGCATCAAGCCATCCTTGCCCACAAGCCAGAGAAAATATATATCCAGCCGGTTACCGGCCAAGCGGTGCTTACCACCGATGAAGAGCGTGATGCTCTGATCAAGGAGTATGCAGGACAGGCGTGTACTATTATTCATGTGGATAAGCGTCTGGAAACCAAGGGTTTCGACTCCGTGATTGTGGGAAGCCATCATCCCGCTCTCTCGTCGCTCAAGGAACACAATGAAAAGCTTGATCTTATCAAACCAGTGCTCTACAAGGATGAACCGATTACTGCTGACCGTATAGCTGATAGTTTGCTCAGGGGAGAGATTGAAGAGGCTGAAGAGATGCTTGGGCACCCCTACACCATGAGTGGGGAAGTGGTATATGGAAGACAGCTGGGGAGAACGGTGGGTATGCCCACCGTTAATCTCAAGATAGCTTCAAACAAGCTCATTCCTGCCCATGGCGTGTATGGTACCATCACCATCGTTGATGGGGTACGATACCTTGGGGTTACCAGCATCGGTCCCCGTCCTACCGTGGATGATTATCCCACAATTACCATTGAAACCTTTCTCCTACATTTTAATCGTGACCTCTATGGCCAGGTTATAACCATGGAGATCAAGAACTTCATTCGACCCATCACCAAATTCGAGAGCCTTCAGGCTGTCAGGGAACAGGTGGACAAGGATGTGTTATACGTGGTGGAGAAGGGGATAGAGTAG
- a CDS encoding response regulator, whose product MNHTLLIVDDELTIRQGLSSFHWEELGFKAVAALEDGKQALEYVLSHPVDVVLCDIRMPLMDGLTFAKEVWDRKLPVTVVLLTGYKDMEYIRQAMRYGCRDYLLKPTRFKQLEELFSHLKQEMDAKWKDAQVPDSDEDSVIRTAKAYILSHLDSVSLETVAAYLNRSPAYFSKIFKERTGIQFSDFCQKERLSLAKSLLDDPRNQVQDIALQTGYSNAANFARAFKMQCGLSPTEYRSQEMTHIDKN is encoded by the coding sequence ATGAACCACACCTTGTTGATCGTTGATGATGAATTGACCATTCGTCAAGGTTTGTCTTCCTTTCATTGGGAAGAGCTTGGTTTTAAGGCTGTAGCTGCGCTGGAAGATGGAAAGCAAGCGTTGGAATATGTGCTTTCTCATCCAGTGGATGTCGTGCTTTGCGATATCCGCATGCCATTAATGGATGGTCTGACTTTCGCTAAAGAGGTGTGGGATCGAAAACTTCCAGTTACTGTTGTCTTGCTGACTGGGTACAAGGACATGGAGTATATCAGACAAGCTATGCGTTACGGGTGCCGGGACTATCTACTCAAACCAACCCGGTTCAAGCAACTCGAAGAGTTGTTCTCCCATTTGAAACAAGAGATGGATGCAAAATGGAAAGACGCTCAAGTGCCAGATTCCGACGAGGATAGTGTGATTCGTACGGCAAAGGCGTATATTCTTTCCCATCTTGATTCCGTGAGTCTGGAAACTGTTGCAGCATATCTGAATCGTAGTCCTGCCTATTTCTCAAAGATATTCAAGGAAAGGACTGGCATTCAATTCTCGGATTTCTGTCAGAAGGAGCGTCTCTCACTGGCTAAGAGCCTCCTAGATGATCCGAGAAACCAGGTACAGGATATTGCTTTGCAAACTGGCTATAGTAATGCTGCCAACTTTGCCAGGGCTTTCAAGATGCAGTGTGGATTGTCTCCAACCGAATATCGTTCACAAGAAATGACTCATATTGACAAGAATTGA
- a CDS encoding helix-turn-helix transcriptional regulator: MNAIGMFIRDQRKRAGLTQEEFALRSGLGLRFIRELEQGKQTVRLDKVNQALKMFGHVAGPVPIDGEYRT, from the coding sequence ATGAATGCGATTGGAATGTTTATTCGAGATCAAAGAAAACGTGCAGGACTCACCCAAGAGGAGTTTGCACTCCGCTCTGGGCTAGGACTTCGTTTCATCCGTGAACTGGAACAGGGGAAACAAACCGTTCGTTTGGATAAAGTGAATCAAGCACTCAAAATGTTTGGTCATGTTGCGGGACCAGTCCCCATTGATGGAGAGTACAGGACATGA
- a CDS encoding sugar ABC transporter permease, producing MKQKKLNGRLPFSEGYLYILPWAIGFLVFGAYPLLASLSYSFTNFSMFNTPKFVGLDNYIYMFTSDREFFPSLFVTFKYVLFSVPMKIVSALFFAMLLNRSIKFINVFTTVYYLPSILGASVSISILWRFMFSLTGLVNTVLGKIGIPAIPFLEHPDYALFTISLLVVWSFGSSMVIFLAGLKQIPKELYEACSIDGASKIREFFSITLPLITPSLFFNLIMQLINSFQSFTSAFVITHGGPMGSTYLYMMKLYDEAFANFKMGYASALSWFLFVIILIATMFVFKKSNKHVYYME from the coding sequence ATGAAACAAAAGAAGCTAAACGGGCGGTTGCCCTTCAGTGAAGGTTACCTATATATATTGCCTTGGGCAATTGGATTCCTTGTATTCGGGGCATACCCACTCTTGGCATCCCTCTCGTACTCCTTCACCAATTTTTCCATGTTCAACACACCAAAGTTCGTTGGGTTGGACAATTACATCTATATGTTCACAAGCGACAGAGAATTCTTCCCGTCGCTCTTCGTGACCTTCAAATATGTACTATTCTCGGTACCCATGAAAATTGTCTCGGCTTTGTTTTTTGCAATGTTGCTCAATCGAAGTATCAAGTTCATCAATGTATTCACCACGGTGTACTACCTGCCTTCCATCTTGGGGGCAAGTGTCTCCATCTCCATCTTGTGGCGTTTCATGTTCTCTCTTACTGGACTGGTGAATACTGTTCTTGGGAAGATAGGGATTCCTGCAATTCCTTTTCTGGAACACCCTGACTATGCATTGTTCACTATTAGCTTGCTGGTGGTTTGGTCTTTTGGATCCTCGATGGTTATCTTTCTGGCAGGGTTGAAGCAGATACCCAAGGAACTGTATGAGGCTTGCAGTATTGATGGGGCTTCAAAGATAAGAGAGTTCTTTTCCATTACGCTCCCATTGATTACCCCCTCACTGTTCTTCAATCTCATCATGCAGTTGATCAATTCTTTCCAGTCTTTCACCAGTGCCTTTGTCATCACACATGGGGGACCAATGGGCTCTACGTATCTCTACATGATGAAGTTGTATGATGAAGCCTTCGCCAATTTCAAGATGGGCTATGCATCAGCGCTTTCCTGGTTCTTGTTCGTCATCATCCTTATTGCAACGATGTTTGTGTTCAAGAAGTCAAACAAGCACGTGTATTACATGGAATAG
- a CDS encoding APC family permease: MIDSVGGIIVATEQKKLGTFDSVHLLIGGMIGSAIFSLSGMTILSAGPAAIISWILGALILLAYGLQTAELASRYPQSGGVFAFPALLLGKTREQGNLWGWISAWAYLFGCIAGAAFSAIYIGIYLSVAFPAMGSLQVPLGIAAVLFSGVLNAVRFRITGKATTVLTLFLGLTLVIFSIAVFSSGSWDPAGFTPFFTQGTGGVTGFLDALPLAMVAYGAIVALSFLVGEVEKPNKTVPKAMAIAMAVVLVLYLVVLVATLGLVSSSYLLENEGMRYIPLYAAAFSLPGLAFLTPLISISAVLALLTTMIVTMALASHTLQATAEKGALPRFLARTGKENGAPLTATAVVVLVTGFFAAFPQLTNLLINLGALCNVIVVAIVCVTVIESRKQHPTKEAGFFHAPGGNILPILTLAVLVASYVPSVIQGGWQLWLATVIYYVIGLLFYRRPRRQV; the protein is encoded by the coding sequence ATGATTGACTCCGTTGGAGGCATTATTGTGGCAACAGAGCAGAAGAAACTTGGTACCTTTGACAGTGTACACCTCTTGATCGGGGGAATGATCGGTAGCGCCATTTTCTCTCTTTCTGGAATGACAATCCTCAGTGCAGGACCGGCGGCCATCATCTCTTGGATTCTTGGTGCACTCATTCTGCTTGCCTATGGCTTGCAGACAGCAGAGCTTGCCTCCCGCTATCCTCAAAGTGGTGGAGTCTTTGCGTTTCCAGCGTTGCTCCTGGGTAAGACAAGGGAACAAGGAAACCTCTGGGGGTGGATCTCAGCATGGGCTTATCTCTTTGGGTGTATCGCAGGTGCAGCGTTCTCAGCAATTTACATAGGAATCTATCTTTCCGTTGCATTCCCAGCAATGGGCTCCCTACAAGTTCCACTTGGTATTGCTGCAGTCCTTTTCAGTGGTGTCTTGAACGCAGTTAGATTCCGTATTACCGGAAAAGCTACTACGGTTTTAACCCTTTTTCTTGGGCTGACATTGGTCATTTTCTCTATTGCTGTCTTCTCCAGTGGAAGCTGGGATCCCGCAGGATTCACGCCTTTTTTTACACAGGGAACTGGGGGCGTTACAGGGTTCTTGGATGCACTTCCGCTTGCCATGGTAGCCTATGGGGCTATCGTAGCCCTCTCGTTCCTAGTTGGTGAAGTAGAGAAACCCAACAAGACCGTTCCCAAGGCGATGGCAATCGCCATGGCCGTGGTCTTGGTTCTCTATTTAGTAGTGTTGGTGGCAACCTTGGGGTTGGTATCTTCTTCCTATCTGCTGGAGAACGAGGGAATGCGTTATATTCCACTCTATGCTGCAGCGTTCAGCCTTCCTGGTTTAGCATTTCTTACTCCCCTGATTTCTATTTCAGCGGTACTGGCTCTTCTCACTACCATGATTGTAACCATGGCCCTTGCGAGTCATACCCTGCAGGCAACAGCAGAGAAAGGTGCCCTTCCTCGTTTTCTTGCAAGAACAGGTAAGGAGAATGGCGCTCCTCTGACAGCGACAGCAGTAGTAGTACTCGTAACCGGTTTCTTTGCTGCATTTCCCCAGCTTACCAATCTTCTGATCAATCTTGGGGCTCTTTGTAATGTTATCGTGGTAGCAATCGTCTGTGTAACGGTCATTGAGTCAAGAAAACAACACCCAACCAAGGAAGCAGGGTTCTTTCATGCACCAGGAGGGAACATCCTTCCCATCTTGACACTGGCTGTGTTGGTAGCCAGTTATGTACCGAGTGTCATACAAGGTGGATGGCAGCTCTGGTTAGCAACGGTCATCTACTATGTAATTGGGCTTTTATTCTACCGAAGGCCGAGGAGGCAGGTATGA
- a CDS encoding HipA domain-containing protein: MNRCLYCGRILDEPHMHGWHQRCIHSFFGTKEIPILDFDRTNLGPYATQSGYTIPGVQKKFSLSLDHTKQVDRLTLVGKPPGYIVKLQTEAYEALPELEHVVMHMAKIAKIATVPNALIQLNDGSLAYITKRIDRIFKKDCITQLPMEDFCQLTGRLTEDKYHGSYEQCGTIIRTYSKQHMLDLTNFWYVLVFCFITGNSDMHLKNFSLYAPVNEHFQLTPAYDLLPVQLILPEDTQEMALTLRGKKSRLKRTDFLLLAKHLEIPEQVAVRLIKRVSGLLPQWEALISESCMPGHLKPALVELVKNRINRITSE; encoded by the coding sequence GTGAACCGTTGTCTCTATTGTGGACGGATTTTAGATGAGCCTCATATGCATGGTTGGCACCAAAGATGTATTCATTCTTTCTTTGGAACGAAGGAGATACCGATTCTAGATTTTGATAGAACTAATCTAGGCCCATACGCGACACAAAGTGGTTATACAATCCCAGGGGTACAGAAAAAGTTTTCCCTCTCCCTTGATCATACGAAACAGGTAGACCGTCTCACATTGGTTGGGAAACCCCCTGGTTACATTGTAAAACTGCAAACTGAGGCATATGAAGCACTGCCAGAGTTGGAACATGTGGTCATGCATATGGCAAAGATTGCCAAGATTGCTACCGTTCCTAATGCACTTATCCAACTGAATGATGGATCACTTGCCTATATTACAAAACGAATTGACCGCATTTTCAAGAAAGATTGTATAACACAACTTCCGATGGAAGATTTTTGCCAGCTCACAGGTAGATTAACCGAGGATAAGTACCATGGTTCTTATGAGCAGTGCGGAACAATCATTCGCACCTACTCCAAGCAACATATGCTTGACCTCACGAACTTTTGGTACGTTTTGGTATTCTGCTTCATCACTGGCAACTCTGACATGCATCTCAAAAACTTCTCTCTCTATGCCCCCGTTAATGAACACTTTCAGCTCACCCCTGCGTATGATTTACTACCAGTACAACTCATCCTCCCTGAAGATACTCAGGAGATGGCATTAACACTCAGGGGAAAGAAATCGCGACTAAAACGAACAGATTTCTTACTCCTTGCAAAGCATCTGGAGATACCTGAACAGGTTGCTGTTCGACTTATCAAGCGGGTTTCTGGATTGCTTCCCCAGTGGGAGGCACTCATTAGTGAAAGCTGTATGCCTGGCCATCTGAAACCAGCACTCGTGGAGTTGGTCAAGAATAGAATCAATAGGATTACTTCAGAATAG
- a CDS encoding sulfatase-like hydrolase/transferase has protein sequence MQEKPNILMIFTDQQRWDTLAAYGNTEIKTPNLDRLAQEGALFETAVTPCPLCMPARASVMTGKTNSALGCMENIYPRDVDNRETIAGILSQEGYHCQAIGKMHFSDAPYAESYGMDHMILSEETRGVRTASSQKSVVLDDYDKFLEEHHAWGWDKPTEIGYNEIKPLQAPLPKELHVTQWCGDRSVQWLQQERPQDKPFFLWTSFVKPHVPYDCPQHLLDLYDPESLEDPWTSSEDGCAEYPYFDSYREGKEFDLYSKKAIKRAKAYYYANITFIDEQVGRILDTLEQEGLTDSTLVVFTSDHGDLMGDHHLWYKCFGFEGSLRVPLLVRWPKKIVEGTRYTGLASLLDLFPTLLGAAGVDDAPYKRPGKNLMKLLSGEIQHEAVLSEVMFPPYTMCHVRTNRYKYLYYQNGGYEQLYNVEDDPKELRNLASNPAYTDVKQEMKHWAETYIQGQGGEEFHLDAENHLRSEPYQAHHESPERPFSRMPWDLRIPPTNCKKPGLFFGDVNTDWLDVLIKNAF, from the coding sequence ATGCAAGAGAAACCAAATATTCTGATGATTTTTACAGACCAACAGCGGTGGGATACGCTTGCCGCCTATGGGAATACAGAAATAAAGACTCCCAATCTTGATCGGTTGGCACAAGAGGGTGCGTTGTTCGAGACAGCGGTGACTCCTTGCCCCCTGTGTATGCCTGCACGTGCCTCAGTCATGACTGGCAAGACAAACTCAGCTCTTGGCTGTATGGAAAATATCTATCCAAGAGATGTCGATAACCGAGAAACCATTGCAGGAATTCTCTCTCAGGAGGGTTACCATTGCCAGGCAATCGGAAAAATGCATTTCTCCGATGCTCCCTACGCAGAGAGCTATGGCATGGATCATATGATTCTCTCAGAGGAAACGCGTGGTGTAAGAACTGCAAGTTCTCAAAAAAGCGTAGTACTTGATGATTACGACAAGTTTCTTGAGGAACACCATGCCTGGGGTTGGGATAAGCCGACTGAGATTGGCTACAATGAGATCAAGCCACTACAAGCTCCTCTCCCCAAGGAGTTACACGTCACGCAGTGGTGTGGGGATAGAAGCGTCCAGTGGTTGCAACAAGAACGGCCTCAAGACAAGCCGTTCTTCCTTTGGACTTCTTTCGTGAAGCCTCATGTACCATATGATTGCCCACAACATCTCCTTGATCTGTATGACCCAGAATCCTTGGAAGATCCTTGGACTTCCTCAGAGGATGGGTGTGCAGAGTATCCCTATTTTGACTCGTATAGGGAAGGAAAGGAATTTGATCTCTACTCAAAGAAAGCGATCAAACGCGCGAAGGCATATTACTATGCGAATATTACGTTCATTGATGAACAAGTGGGAAGAATCCTTGATACCCTCGAGCAGGAAGGATTGACAGATTCCACGTTGGTGGTTTTTACCTCAGATCATGGTGATTTGATGGGAGACCATCATCTTTGGTATAAATGCTTTGGTTTTGAAGGAAGTCTCAGAGTGCCTCTTCTTGTGCGATGGCCAAAGAAAATTGTTGAAGGAACTCGATATACTGGGCTTGCATCCTTGCTCGACTTGTTTCCCACATTACTGGGTGCTGCTGGTGTTGATGATGCCCCGTATAAGCGTCCTGGAAAAAATCTCATGAAACTGCTTTCTGGTGAGATTCAGCATGAAGCAGTCTTGAGTGAGGTGATGTTTCCTCCTTATACGATGTGTCATGTACGTACCAACCGCTATAAGTATCTCTATTATCAAAATGGCGGATATGAGCAACTCTATAATGTCGAGGATGATCCAAAAGAACTGAGGAACCTTGCGTCTAACCCTGCTTACACTGATGTTAAGCAAGAGATGAAACATTGGGCCGAGACCTATATCCAGGGACAAGGAGGGGAAGAGTTTCATCTAGACGCAGAGAATCATCTAAGAAGTGAGCCTTATCAAGCACACCATGAGTCTCCAGAGCGACCCTTTTCCAGGATGCCATGGGATTTAAGGATACCTCCTACTAACTGTAAGAAACCAGGTCTTTTTTTTGGTGATGTAAATACTGATTGGTTGGATGTATTGATCAAAAATGCATTCTGA
- a CDS encoding ABC transporter substrate-binding protein, whose translation MKTRVLVLCLVMVFVSALVFGAGQKETTATKDETITLRFAWWGGDSRHEAYMAAAERYMELNPNVKIVSEYGGWDGYREKLYTQLAGGNAPQVFQNHYTWLAEQAAWSGAEVVKDLQQYSEIIDLSIFPEGLLEEFVIHNDQLLALPSSVNTDALVANKAVLDKIGFDYDQKWTFDDFFAFSEKLKAVDSSLYFENGMAASDIHMYWFLAYMVQKTGLPFETDYALSYDEATVTEAFRFLEKYFASGVVEPLGTLELYTGNYPQNPKWVNGETGVLFGMLSTLENYVNAMGDYKDDATVIRLPILDGAKDPYYQTKVGQIFSIAASVSDAEAMEAAKFINWMNTDEEAGVLLKLSRGIPVSEKQNQALSEAGLLSPLVMQAMEYANEAGAGIGQGTLIRNNEISRIGADMISSVAFGQSTPEEAAKEYIKLVNRKLQELKTAQQ comes from the coding sequence ATGAAAACACGAGTTCTTGTACTCTGTCTCGTAATGGTGTTTGTCAGTGCCTTGGTTTTTGGTGCCGGACAAAAAGAAACAACTGCAACGAAAGATGAAACTATCACCCTTCGATTTGCCTGGTGGGGTGGCGATAGTCGCCACGAAGCGTATATGGCTGCTGCTGAGCGGTACATGGAATTGAACCCCAATGTAAAGATTGTCAGTGAATATGGTGGATGGGATGGATATAGAGAGAAACTCTATACCCAGCTCGCTGGTGGGAATGCCCCCCAAGTATTCCAGAACCACTATACTTGGCTTGCAGAACAAGCTGCATGGTCAGGTGCAGAGGTTGTAAAAGACTTGCAGCAATATAGCGAAATTATTGACCTCAGTATCTTCCCTGAAGGGCTCTTGGAAGAGTTTGTCATTCATAATGATCAGCTTCTTGCACTTCCTTCCTCAGTCAACACCGATGCACTTGTTGCAAACAAGGCGGTCCTGGACAAGATTGGATTCGACTATGATCAGAAATGGACATTTGATGATTTCTTTGCCTTTAGTGAGAAACTGAAAGCTGTGGATTCCTCCCTTTATTTCGAGAATGGCATGGCAGCAAGTGATATCCATATGTATTGGTTCCTTGCCTATATGGTGCAGAAGACTGGACTTCCTTTCGAGACCGATTATGCCCTTAGCTATGATGAGGCAACCGTCACGGAAGCGTTCCGTTTCCTTGAAAAGTATTTTGCATCAGGCGTCGTTGAACCACTCGGTACCTTGGAACTCTACACCGGCAATTATCCGCAGAATCCCAAATGGGTAAACGGCGAGACCGGGGTGCTTTTTGGTATGCTCTCCACCTTGGAAAACTATGTGAATGCTATGGGTGACTACAAAGATGATGCAACCGTCATTCGCTTGCCTATTCTGGATGGAGCAAAGGATCCGTACTACCAGACAAAGGTTGGTCAGATTTTCTCCATCGCAGCATCAGTCTCCGATGCTGAGGCAATGGAAGCTGCGAAGTTCATCAACTGGATGAATACTGATGAGGAAGCTGGTGTGCTGTTGAAACTCTCCAGAGGTATTCCTGTCAGTGAAAAGCAGAATCAGGCACTGAGTGAAGCAGGTTTGCTTAGCCCACTGGTAATGCAGGCGATGGAGTATGCCAACGAAGCAGGAGCTGGAATTGGGCAAGGTACCTTGATCAGGAATAACGAAATTTCCAGAATTGGTGCCGACATGATCAGTTCCGTTGCTTTCGGGCAAAGCACTCCAGAAGAAGCTGCCAAAGAATATATCAAATTGGTCAATCGAAAACTCCAAGAACTGAAAACTGCCCAGCAGTAA
- a CDS encoding HipA N-terminal domain-containing protein, giving the protein MKSTRQGRVFVRNIPAGIIAQTDEGYQFTYDPTYLQAPGSVPISLTMPLQETPYQSTTFFPFFDGLIPEGWLLEQACRNWKLDRRDRMGLLLHVCRDCVGFVSVEEVL; this is encoded by the coding sequence ATGAAAAGTACACGCCAAGGACGAGTATTCGTGAGAAACATCCCAGCAGGTATTATTGCACAAACTGATGAAGGCTATCAGTTCACCTATGACCCTACATATCTACAAGCCCCTGGAAGTGTACCCATCAGCCTTACCATGCCTCTGCAGGAAACTCCATATCAAAGTACAACGTTCTTCCCCTTCTTTGATGGTCTTATCCCAGAAGGCTGGCTCTTAGAACAAGCATGCCGTAATTGGAAACTGGACAGGAGAGACCGAATGGGATTGTTGCTCCATGTATGTCGGGATTGTGTTGGCTTTGTATCAGTTGAGGAGGTATTGTGA